A stretch of Schaalia odontolytica DNA encodes these proteins:
- a CDS encoding DUF3180 domain-containing protein, with translation MKPLSITWVTLVGFVCALLSFLGFFAHMRAGGTPMIVTPGPAVVFAVATALLIWSGLAVRRLRANKDTWIDAIGAMRVAVFARASAIVGSVLAGVLIGVMIVSLTQLEASAMVANAVASGLSGLVGLVWIIVALVVERWCVINPDDDGSSSSHKRSAAA, from the coding sequence ATGAAACCCCTGTCGATCACCTGGGTGACGCTGGTCGGCTTCGTCTGTGCCCTTCTCAGCTTCCTCGGCTTCTTCGCGCACATGCGCGCGGGAGGCACCCCCATGATCGTCACGCCCGGCCCGGCCGTCGTCTTCGCGGTCGCGACCGCGCTCCTCATCTGGTCCGGCCTGGCCGTGCGCCGCCTGCGCGCGAACAAAGACACGTGGATTGACGCGATTGGCGCGATGCGCGTCGCCGTGTTCGCCAGGGCCAGCGCGATCGTCGGAAGTGTACTGGCCGGCGTCCTCATCGGCGTCATGATCGTGTCCCTCACGCAGCTCGAAGCCTCGGCGATGGTCGCCAACGCGGTCGCGTCAGGCCTGAGCGGCCTGGTCGGCCTCGTCTGGATTATCGTCGCTCTCGTCGTGGAACGCTGGTGCGTCATCAACCCGGACGACGACGGATCATCGAGCTCGCACAAGCGCAGCGCCGCCGCCTAA